Proteins encoded in a region of the Mycoplasma mobile 163K genome:
- the metK gene encoding methionine adenosyltransferase, which translates to MKTNIFTSESVGKGHPDKICDQISDRILDSILKKDCNARVACEVMASNKLIVIGGEIKTNSYIDVVKEAWNILLKLGYDENDFTIISNINKQSSDISFGVDKSNGSIAAGDQGIVFGYATNETEQFLPLNFVIAHEILKIAEKKRLNKTFQNAKSDMKSQVTMDYSDPKNPKLVTIIVAIQHEKNIDKDEFEKFIKDEIIYVVTDKYKLNRNFEILINTAGDFTIGGPIGDTGLTGRKIIVDTYGGWARHGGGAFSGKDYTKVDRSGAYFARWVAKNLVAAEVADKVEIQFAFAIGKEMPIAININVTNEKYKIELIEKVVKNLFNFNVGEIIEKLDLKKPIYEQVASFGHFGRNDLDLSWEKLDYVDKIKQFLKKYPEGKILNNG; encoded by the coding sequence GTGAAGACAAATATTTTTACAAGTGAAAGTGTTGGAAAAGGACATCCTGATAAAATTTGTGATCAAATTAGTGATAGAATTTTAGATTCTATCTTAAAAAAAGATTGCAATGCAAGAGTTGCTTGTGAAGTAATGGCTTCTAATAAGTTAATTGTAATTGGTGGTGAAATAAAAACAAATTCATATATTGATGTTGTAAAAGAAGCATGAAATATTTTATTGAAACTAGGATATGATGAAAATGATTTTACAATTATTTCAAATATAAATAAACAGAGTAGTGATATTTCATTTGGAGTTGATAAATCTAATGGATCGATTGCAGCAGGAGATCAAGGCATTGTTTTTGGATATGCCACAAATGAAACAGAGCAATTTTTGCCATTAAATTTTGTAATAGCTCATGAAATTTTAAAAATAGCTGAAAAAAAACGTTTAAATAAGACTTTTCAAAATGCTAAAAGTGATATGAAATCACAAGTTACTATGGATTATTCTGATCCTAAAAATCCTAAATTAGTAACAATCATAGTGGCTATTCAGCATGAAAAAAATATAGATAAAGATGAATTTGAAAAATTTATAAAAGATGAAATAATTTATGTTGTAACAGATAAATATAAATTGAATAGAAATTTTGAAATTCTTATAAATACTGCTGGAGATTTTACAATTGGTGGACCAATCGGAGATACAGGATTGACAGGAAGAAAAATAATTGTTGATACATATGGCGGATGAGCAAGACATGGTGGAGGTGCTTTTAGCGGAAAAGATTACACCAAAGTCGATAGAAGTGGTGCATATTTTGCAAGATGAGTAGCAAAAAATTTAGTTGCAGCAGAAGTTGCTGATAAAGTAGAAATACAATTTGCATTTGCAATCGGAAAAGAAATGCCTATCGCAATCAATATAAATGTTACTAACGAAAAATACAAAATAGAATTAATTGAAAAAGTTGTGAAAAATTTATTCAATTTCAATGTTGGAGAAATAATTGAAAAATTAGATCTTAAAAAGCCTATTTATGAACAAGTTGCTTCTTTCGGTCATTTTGGAAGAAATGACTTGGATTTATCATGAGAAAAATTAGATTATGTTGACAAAATAAAACAATTTTTGAAAAAATATCCTGAAGGTAAAATATTGAATAATGGATAA